Proteins encoded together in one Kutzneria kofuensis window:
- a CDS encoding condensation domain-containing protein, translating into MATEAIRPAIMQEQYFDSHGHVWDRPCRPVCLSYRITGDLSVDALRGALADLPVLHDALRWSFQVDGSRLTATIAESARIPLLVEDGSDLDAAMDRLHEAVVEAVHPAVAPMARAGLIRLGPADHVFVLAVDHRVADGRSATRLLQDLCERYDCHVRGAAEPPVVRAKQFSAWSVEQRETLDAAEMDRLVSYWRSHIGPTPEPARNPLPAFGQDATSNRLHTTRVELPPGFAASAGKFAADHCVTPFAVYAGILLAATRSLSGADSCVITMNCANRDLDEDDSVVGMCTTEIYVRTALHGDVAELAENFMESLFDCLDHANCPPRLLTRTVWPDADLYRQGLLILATAALDIPFPLTGVRAEPTAFRSESGMGASLLVRVLADQDPSVALMHCSADADRIETTEALGARYLAVAQELMRSVG; encoded by the coding sequence GTGGCCACCGAGGCGATCCGACCGGCGATCATGCAGGAGCAGTACTTCGACTCCCACGGGCACGTCTGGGACCGCCCCTGCCGTCCGGTGTGCCTGTCCTACCGGATCACCGGTGACCTCTCGGTCGACGCACTGCGCGGCGCACTCGCCGACCTGCCCGTGCTGCACGACGCGCTGAGGTGGTCGTTCCAGGTGGATGGTAGTCGTCTCACCGCCACCATCGCCGAGTCGGCGCGGATCCCGCTGCTCGTCGAAGACGGCTCGGACCTGGACGCGGCGATGGATCGCCTGCACGAGGCCGTCGTCGAGGCCGTTCACCCGGCGGTGGCGCCCATGGCCCGTGCGGGCCTGATCCGGCTCGGCCCCGCCGACCACGTGTTCGTGCTCGCCGTCGACCACCGGGTGGCCGACGGCCGGTCGGCCACCCGGCTGCTGCAGGACCTGTGCGAGCGGTACGACTGCCATGTCCGCGGTGCCGCCGAACCGCCGGTCGTACGGGCCAAGCAGTTCTCCGCGTGGTCGGTCGAGCAGCGGGAAACCCTGGACGCGGCGGAGATGGACCGGCTGGTCTCGTACTGGCGGTCGCACATCGGCCCCACCCCGGAGCCGGCCCGCAATCCCCTACCCGCGTTCGGGCAGGACGCGACGAGCAACCGCCTGCACACCACGCGAGTGGAACTGCCGCCCGGCTTCGCCGCATCGGCCGGCAAGTTCGCCGCCGACCACTGCGTCACGCCCTTCGCCGTGTACGCCGGCATCCTGCTGGCGGCGACGCGGTCCCTCAGCGGTGCGGACAGCTGCGTGATCACCATGAACTGCGCCAACCGCGATCTCGACGAGGACGACTCGGTGGTGGGCATGTGCACCACCGAGATCTACGTTCGGACCGCCCTGCACGGCGACGTGGCCGAGCTGGCCGAGAACTTCATGGAGTCGCTGTTCGACTGCCTGGACCACGCGAACTGCCCGCCGCGGCTGTTGACCAGGACGGTGTGGCCGGACGCCGATCTCTACCGGCAGGGCCTGCTCATCCTGGCGACCGCCGCGCTGGACATTCCCTTTCCCCTGACCGGAGTGCGCGCCGAGCCGACCGCGTTCCGGTCGGAGTCCGGGATGGGCGCGAGCCTGCTCGTCCGCGTGCTCGCGGACCAGGATCCGTCCGTCGCCCTGATGCACTGCTCGGCCGACGCCGACCGGATCGAGACGACCGAGGCACTCGGCGCCCGGTATCTGGCGGTGGCACAGGAGCTGATGCGGTCGGTCGGCTGA
- a CDS encoding phosphopantetheine-binding protein, translating to MTAEASPDLVADCVALWRELLGRDDVDADSNFFTEGGRSLLGARLVSRARTLTGVRVGLRVLIEAPTPRRFAAELAAAAVD from the coding sequence GTGACGGCTGAGGCATCGCCGGACCTGGTCGCGGACTGCGTCGCGCTGTGGCGCGAACTGCTGGGCCGGGACGACGTGGACGCGGACTCGAACTTCTTCACCGAGGGCGGCCGTTCGCTGCTGGGCGCCCGGCTGGTGAGCAGGGCTCGCACCCTCACCGGGGTGCGGGTCGGGCTCAGGGTGCTGATCGAGGCGCCGACGCCGCGCCGGTTCGCCGCGGAACTCGCCGCGGCCGCGGTCGACTGA
- a CDS encoding dehydrogenase E1 component subunit alpha/beta produces MTGPDRRRLVRGALLVRRVEERLLELYARGEVPGTVHTAIGQEFSAVAVADHLVASDKVLSNHRCHGHYLAVTGDVPGLVGEVLGRANGVNQGRGGSQHLHTDRFVSTGVQGGCVPIAAGLAMANRDDGIAVCFIGDGTLGEGVVYEVFNLASLWRLPVLFVVEANGYAQSTRTEDALAGTIAGRAEAFGIRHGQADTWHWEELWATARDAVRAVRSGAGPFVLEVRTARLGAHSKGDDDRDPAEIARLRSRDPLTTLIDADDPDVLAVRDEVERVVDNATAAALAAGPGTVPVPAEPRRDITWSKADAPRARFVDGLRSALADLMRSRPDAYLIGEDVRAPYGGAFKVTGGLSTLHPDRVRNTPISEAAIVGVATGLALGGALSLVEVMFGDFVTLAADQLVNQAAKLGFLAGQGPDVVLRTPMGGGRGYGPTHSQSLERMFLGVPGLRVLAHNGLAAPELVVGEVARGGTGPTLLVENKQLYGRVPAESLPAGFTLLRSDERFPTMWLRPARPATVTLLGHGGICHELVLACERLFTEHDVIAQVISPTQLYPLDFAGLREAVGSAPVLVIAEEGQGFAGFGAEVGARVAERGLPTVVRRVAAAPHGIPAGRVAEQHALPGVDDVVDAALDGIKAVSTDAR; encoded by the coding sequence GTGACCGGGCCGGACCGCCGCCGGCTGGTCCGCGGCGCCCTGCTCGTGCGGCGGGTCGAGGAGCGGCTGCTCGAGCTGTACGCCCGGGGCGAGGTGCCCGGCACCGTGCACACCGCGATCGGGCAGGAGTTCAGCGCGGTCGCCGTCGCCGATCATCTGGTCGCCTCGGACAAGGTCCTGTCCAACCACCGCTGCCACGGGCACTACCTGGCCGTGACGGGCGACGTGCCCGGATTGGTCGGTGAGGTGCTGGGCCGGGCCAACGGGGTCAACCAGGGCCGGGGCGGCAGCCAGCACCTGCACACCGACCGGTTCGTGTCGACCGGGGTGCAGGGCGGCTGCGTGCCGATCGCCGCGGGCCTCGCGATGGCGAACCGGGACGACGGGATCGCGGTGTGCTTCATCGGGGACGGCACGCTCGGCGAGGGCGTCGTGTACGAGGTGTTCAACCTCGCCTCCCTGTGGCGCCTGCCGGTCCTGTTCGTCGTGGAGGCGAACGGATACGCCCAGTCGACCCGGACCGAGGACGCGCTCGCCGGCACCATCGCCGGCCGGGCCGAGGCGTTCGGCATCCGCCACGGCCAGGCCGACACCTGGCACTGGGAGGAGCTGTGGGCCACGGCACGAGACGCGGTGCGCGCTGTGCGCTCGGGCGCCGGGCCGTTCGTCCTCGAGGTGCGCACCGCCCGGCTGGGTGCCCATTCGAAGGGCGACGACGACCGCGACCCGGCGGAGATCGCTCGGCTGCGGTCCCGTGATCCGTTGACCACGCTGATCGACGCCGACGACCCCGATGTGCTCGCCGTCCGCGACGAGGTCGAGCGCGTGGTGGACAACGCCACGGCGGCGGCCCTCGCCGCCGGTCCGGGCACCGTCCCGGTGCCGGCCGAGCCACGGCGGGACATCACGTGGTCGAAGGCGGACGCACCGCGCGCCCGGTTCGTCGACGGACTGCGGTCCGCGCTGGCGGACCTGATGCGTTCCCGGCCCGACGCGTACCTGATCGGCGAGGACGTCCGCGCCCCGTACGGCGGCGCGTTCAAGGTGACCGGCGGACTGTCGACGCTGCACCCGGACCGGGTCCGGAACACGCCGATCTCGGAGGCGGCCATCGTCGGTGTGGCCACCGGCCTCGCCCTGGGCGGCGCGCTCAGCCTGGTCGAGGTCATGTTCGGCGACTTCGTCACGCTCGCGGCCGACCAGTTGGTCAACCAGGCGGCCAAACTGGGCTTCCTCGCCGGGCAGGGGCCGGACGTGGTGCTGCGGACGCCGATGGGAGGCGGCCGCGGGTACGGCCCGACGCACAGCCAGTCGCTCGAGCGGATGTTCCTCGGTGTGCCCGGGCTGCGTGTGCTGGCGCACAACGGCCTGGCCGCGCCGGAACTCGTCGTCGGCGAGGTCGCGCGGGGCGGCACCGGACCTACGCTGCTGGTCGAGAACAAGCAGTTGTACGGGCGTGTGCCGGCGGAGTCGCTGCCCGCCGGGTTCACGCTGCTGAGGTCGGACGAGCGGTTTCCGACGATGTGGTTGCGGCCCGCCCGGCCGGCGACTGTCACGCTGCTCGGGCACGGTGGCATCTGCCACGAGCTGGTGCTCGCGTGCGAGCGGTTGTTCACCGAGCACGATGTGATCGCCCAGGTGATCAGCCCGACCCAGTTGTACCCGCTCGACTTCGCCGGCCTGCGCGAGGCCGTCGGCTCCGCGCCGGTCCTGGTGATCGCCGAGGAGGGGCAGGGCTTCGCCGGCTTCGGGGCCGAAGTCGGCGCGCGGGTGGCCGAACGGGGACTGCCGACGGTGGTGCGGCGGGTCGCGGCGGCGCCGCACGGAATTCCCGCCGGCCGGGTCGCCGAGCAGCACGCGCTGCCGGGGGTCGACGACGTCGTGGACGCGGCGCTGGACGGAATCAAGGCGGTGAGCACCGATGCCCGTTGA
- a CDS encoding Gfo/Idh/MocA family protein — protein MPVRILGREGEILVVEPTRIGVVGCGGHAYRNVLPSVRQIPEAIMVAFCDLHRDKAELYARSLGTDAVAHEDVDEMLDQGGLDAVVVVVGFDDETGEPLYPPVVERILRRGVPVWLEKPPAADVSGVRRMAAAAAEGGTFAQVGFKKVFSPAVHRLGQLIAQPEFGPVTQYSYSYDVDMPAQIGNLRSPSGRRFLDDFVHVASVIDQLFGSPARVQTVRSPSGAGVVLNVHADGIVGTVNLANSRSGLAPVERLEIVGTGASASLENGAYLRYYPPGTRGPYGTSTSYLPPVTDQAPADLGPRVWEPEFSLGNLHGGSLFVQGYFHQMRAFVDAVRAGTPPERCGLDAAARVMAYLDALVGDFDSWRPVAGQPDVAHTHEVDEPQEFSCPDSGRAMVLKDGWNYVCRDCGRTRSGQSADAITCGAGVRT, from the coding sequence GTGCCGGTGCGAATTCTCGGTCGGGAGGGCGAGATCCTGGTCGTCGAGCCGACCAGGATCGGGGTCGTCGGCTGTGGCGGGCACGCCTATCGGAACGTGTTGCCGTCGGTGCGCCAGATCCCCGAGGCGATCATGGTTGCCTTCTGCGACCTGCATCGCGACAAGGCCGAGCTCTACGCTCGCTCGCTCGGCACGGACGCGGTGGCCCACGAGGACGTCGACGAGATGCTCGACCAGGGCGGTCTCGACGCCGTGGTGGTGGTCGTCGGATTCGACGACGAGACGGGCGAGCCGCTGTACCCGCCCGTCGTGGAGCGCATCCTGCGTCGCGGCGTGCCGGTGTGGCTGGAGAAGCCGCCCGCGGCCGACGTGAGCGGGGTGCGCCGGATGGCGGCGGCAGCGGCCGAGGGCGGCACGTTCGCTCAGGTCGGCTTCAAGAAGGTGTTCTCCCCCGCGGTGCACAGGCTGGGACAGCTGATCGCGCAACCCGAGTTCGGGCCGGTCACCCAGTACAGCTACAGCTACGACGTGGACATGCCGGCGCAGATCGGCAACCTGCGCTCACCGTCCGGCCGTCGGTTCCTCGACGACTTCGTGCACGTCGCCTCGGTGATCGACCAGCTGTTCGGCTCGCCCGCCCGGGTGCAGACGGTGCGCTCGCCGTCCGGCGCCGGCGTCGTGCTGAACGTGCACGCCGACGGCATCGTCGGCACGGTGAACCTGGCCAACTCCCGGTCCGGGCTGGCGCCGGTGGAGCGGCTGGAGATCGTCGGCACCGGCGCCAGCGCATCCCTGGAGAACGGGGCGTACCTGCGGTACTACCCGCCCGGCACGCGTGGCCCGTACGGCACGAGCACGAGCTATCTGCCTCCGGTGACCGACCAGGCGCCTGCCGACCTGGGACCGCGCGTCTGGGAGCCGGAGTTCTCGCTGGGCAACCTGCACGGCGGCTCCCTGTTCGTGCAGGGCTACTTCCACCAGATGCGCGCATTCGTGGACGCGGTCCGCGCGGGCACGCCGCCCGAGCGCTGCGGACTGGACGCCGCCGCCCGGGTCATGGCCTACCTCGACGCTCTCGTCGGCGACTTCGACAGCTGGCGGCCCGTCGCCGGCCAGCCGGACGTGGCGCACACCCACGAGGTCGACGAGCCGCAGGAGTTCAGCTGCCCGGACAGCGGCCGCGCGATGGTGCTCAAGGACGGGTGGAACTATGTCTGCCGGGACTGCGGGCGGACCCGGTCCGGCCAGTCGGCGGACGCGATCACCTGCGGCGCCGGGGTGCGGACGTGA
- the lysS gene encoding lysine--tRNA ligase, whose translation MEADWVSRFADEVVAAADRRAPGEPIVCASGLSPSGPIHLGNLREVMTPHLVADEIARRGRDCEHIISWDDYDRFRRVPAGIDPSWAEHIGKPLTSVPAPPGSEYPNWAEHFKAAMMTALDQLGVRYRGISQTEMYTSGAYRDQVLLAMSKRAEIDAILARYRTKKPVEDPDASGDERTGAAYYPFKPYCTSCGRDLTTITRYDDETTEMTYTCECGHSETVLLSEFTSGKLVWKVDWPMRWAYEGVLFEPSGVDHSSPGSSYEVGGQIVGQVFGGTQPIGPMYAFVGITGMAKMSSSAGAVPTPGDALRIMEPAVLRWLYARRRPNQSFKIAFDQEIYRLYDEWDALTNRIGQGTASPGDAAAYDRSVRTAAVELPETPRRIAYRTLASIVDITTGDEQQTLRILGGVDTQDPITDLEQVRPRIDCAQHWVDTYMPAEQHTRVLAEPDTDRLSRLDETEQQMIKTLLARLTDEWSLDGLTTLVYGVPKLMAGLPMDTPPTPELKVAQRAFFVLLYQLLVGSETGPRLPTLLLAVGADRVRTLVGG comes from the coding sequence GTGGAGGCGGATTGGGTCTCGCGGTTCGCGGACGAGGTTGTCGCGGCGGCCGATCGCAGGGCCCCGGGAGAACCGATCGTGTGCGCGTCGGGACTGAGCCCGTCGGGTCCGATCCACCTGGGCAACCTGCGTGAGGTGATGACGCCGCACCTGGTCGCGGACGAGATCGCCCGCCGCGGCCGCGACTGCGAGCACATCATCTCGTGGGACGACTACGACCGGTTCCGACGCGTGCCCGCTGGCATCGACCCGTCCTGGGCCGAGCACATCGGCAAGCCGCTGACCTCGGTGCCCGCCCCGCCCGGCAGCGAGTACCCGAACTGGGCCGAGCACTTCAAGGCGGCCATGATGACGGCGCTCGACCAGCTCGGCGTGCGCTACCGGGGCATCAGCCAGACCGAGATGTACACCAGCGGCGCCTACCGCGACCAGGTGCTGCTGGCCATGAGCAAGCGCGCCGAGATCGACGCCATCCTCGCCCGGTACCGCACCAAGAAGCCGGTGGAGGACCCGGACGCCTCCGGCGACGAGCGCACCGGCGCGGCGTACTACCCGTTCAAGCCGTACTGCACGAGCTGTGGCCGCGACCTGACCACGATCACCCGGTACGACGACGAGACGACCGAGATGACCTACACCTGCGAGTGCGGGCACAGCGAGACGGTGCTGCTCTCGGAGTTCACCAGCGGCAAGCTGGTGTGGAAGGTCGACTGGCCGATGCGGTGGGCGTACGAGGGCGTGCTGTTCGAGCCCTCGGGGGTCGACCACTCGTCGCCGGGCTCCTCGTACGAGGTCGGCGGCCAGATCGTGGGCCAGGTCTTCGGCGGCACCCAGCCGATCGGCCCGATGTACGCGTTCGTCGGCATCACCGGCATGGCGAAGATGAGCAGTTCGGCCGGCGCCGTGCCGACGCCGGGGGACGCCCTCAGGATCATGGAGCCCGCGGTGCTGCGGTGGCTGTACGCCCGGCGCCGGCCGAACCAGTCCTTCAAGATCGCGTTCGACCAGGAGATCTACCGGTTGTACGACGAGTGGGACGCGCTCACCAACCGGATCGGGCAGGGTACGGCGTCGCCGGGTGACGCGGCGGCGTACGACCGCTCGGTCCGCACCGCGGCCGTCGAGCTGCCGGAGACCCCGCGCCGGATCGCCTATCGCACGCTGGCGTCGATCGTCGACATCACCACCGGCGACGAGCAGCAGACCCTGCGGATCCTGGGCGGGGTGGACACCCAGGATCCGATCACCGACCTCGAGCAGGTCCGGCCGCGGATCGACTGCGCGCAGCACTGGGTCGACACGTACATGCCGGCCGAGCAGCACACCCGGGTGCTGGCCGAGCCGGACACCGATCGGCTGTCCCGGCTGGACGAGACCGAGCAGCAGATGATCAAGACACTGCTGGCCCGGCTCACCGACGAGTGGTCGCTGGACGGGCTGACCACGCTGGTCTACGGCGTGCCCAAGCTGATGGCCGGCCTGCCCATGGACACGCCGCCGACGCCGGAGCTGAAGGTGGCCCAGCGCGCCTTCTTCGTCCTGCTCTACCAGCTGCTGGTCGGTAGCGAGACCGGGCCGCGGTTGCCCACGCTGCTGCTCGCCGTCGGCGCCGACCGGGTGCGCACCCTCGTGGGCGGCTGA
- a CDS encoding 2-oxo acid dehydrogenase subunit E2, producing the protein MPVEIRLEQLSANDPTARITEWLVEDGAAVAVGDAIAAVETAKVSVDVVSPHAGIVVRSAAVADVIGVGDLLAYVCADQAEVDAMVRDRAEPVEPEARTGRYSAAAARYMTEHGIPDSAFADYDLVTLADAQEVHGRLTRPTATKSLEVARLTEANVLNASLSVQFAGERIRADADTADLPTVRLLGRVVAATARALADFPQLNGYYDDGVRLRSTIDIGVAIDLGDGLKVGVVRQDEPVEDRLMELVSRYVDGTLTPADVAESSLTISDLSMENVLFFQPLLNHRQALALGVGGDLELPGQPLTLTATFDHRVTSGREVSAFLATIRRHLAVGGTS; encoded by the coding sequence ATGCCCGTTGAGATCAGGTTGGAGCAGCTGAGCGCGAACGATCCCACCGCGCGGATCACGGAGTGGCTGGTCGAGGACGGGGCTGCCGTCGCGGTGGGCGACGCGATCGCCGCCGTGGAGACGGCCAAGGTCAGCGTCGACGTGGTCAGTCCGCACGCCGGCATCGTGGTGCGCAGCGCCGCCGTCGCGGACGTGATCGGGGTGGGGGACCTGCTCGCGTACGTCTGCGCCGACCAGGCCGAGGTCGACGCCATGGTCCGTGATCGCGCCGAGCCGGTCGAACCGGAGGCGCGCACCGGGCGGTACTCCGCCGCGGCGGCCCGCTACATGACCGAGCACGGCATTCCGGACAGCGCCTTCGCCGACTACGACCTGGTCACGCTCGCCGACGCACAGGAGGTTCACGGCCGGCTGACCCGGCCGACCGCGACCAAGTCGCTGGAGGTCGCGCGGCTGACGGAGGCCAACGTGCTCAATGCCTCCTTGTCGGTCCAGTTCGCCGGCGAACGGATCCGGGCCGACGCGGACACCGCGGATCTGCCCACCGTTCGGCTGCTCGGCCGCGTGGTCGCCGCGACGGCCCGGGCGCTGGCCGACTTCCCGCAACTCAACGGCTACTACGACGACGGCGTCCGGCTTCGGTCGACCATCGACATCGGGGTGGCCATCGATCTCGGCGACGGGCTCAAGGTCGGTGTCGTGCGCCAGGACGAGCCGGTCGAGGACCGGTTGATGGAGCTGGTGTCCCGCTACGTCGACGGCACCCTCACACCGGCCGACGTGGCCGAGTCGAGCCTGACCATCAGCGACTTGTCCATGGAGAACGTGCTGTTCTTCCAACCACTGCTCAACCACAGGCAGGCCCTGGCCCTCGGCGTCGGCGGCGACCTGGAGCTGCCCGGGCAGCCTTTGACGCTGACCGCCACGTTCGACCACCGGGTGACCAGTGGTCGTGAGGTCAGCGCGTTCCTGGCGACGATCCGTCGTCATCTGGCCGTAGGAGGGACATCGTGA